The Croceicoccus marinus genome contains a region encoding:
- a CDS encoding SDR family oxidoreductase gives MMKTVLVTGATAGIGEACARAFANAGWRVVGTGRRVERLQALQDELGAERFQPCVFDIRDEAARDKALDDLPEAFGQIDCLVNNAGLALGTQPAQDSDLDQWKVMIDTNVTALVSLTRRLLPMLVERKGAIVNLSSVAANYPYTGGNVYGGTKAFVRQFSLGLRSDLHGTGVRVTSIEPGMVETEFTVVRTGGSQQASDALYGGANPMTGGDIAETILWVASLPPHLNINTLELMPVSQSFAGFQVARDEK, from the coding sequence ATGATGAAGACCGTCCTTGTGACCGGAGCGACCGCCGGTATCGGCGAAGCCTGTGCCCGCGCCTTTGCGAACGCCGGTTGGCGCGTGGTCGGCACCGGGCGCCGCGTGGAGCGGCTGCAGGCGCTGCAGGATGAGCTGGGCGCGGAGCGTTTCCAGCCCTGCGTGTTCGACATCCGCGACGAGGCTGCGCGCGACAAGGCGCTGGACGATCTGCCCGAGGCGTTCGGACAGATCGACTGCCTGGTGAACAATGCCGGGCTGGCGCTGGGAACCCAGCCGGCGCAGGACAGCGATCTGGACCAGTGGAAGGTTATGATCGACACCAATGTCACCGCGCTGGTGTCGCTGACCCGCAGGCTGCTGCCGATGCTGGTCGAGCGCAAGGGCGCGATCGTCAACCTGTCCTCGGTCGCGGCGAATTATCCCTATACGGGCGGTAACGTGTATGGCGGGACCAAGGCGTTCGTGCGCCAGTTCTCGCTGGGCCTGCGCAGCGACCTGCATGGCACGGGCGTGCGCGTGACCAGCATCGAGCCCGGCATGGTCGAGACCGAATTCACCGTGGTGCGCACCGGCGGCAGCCAGCAGGCGAGCGATGCGCTGTATGGCGGGGCCAATCCGATGACGGGCGGGGACATCGCCGAGACGATCCTGTGGGTGGCAAGCCTGCCCCCGCATCTCAACATCAATACGCTGGAACTGATGCCGGTAAGCCAGAGCTTTGCCGGGTTTCAGGTCGCGCGCGACGAAAAGTAG
- a CDS encoding peptide chain release factor 3 — MASERRTFAIISHPDAGKTTLTEKLLLTGGAIHLAGEVKARGQARRARSDWMKIEQQRGISVTSSVMTFERDGITFNLLDTPGHEDFSEDTYRTLTAVDSAIMVIDAAKGIEPQTRKLFEVCRLRSVPIITFVNKVDREGRDPFELIDEVADMLALDVSPMSWPIGMGGQFEGILDYATGHVARPEGGSREFLGKIDEDPAIPDDFAEQAELAREAYPDFDIDAYRGGDLTPVFFGSALKNFGVVQMIEAIANYAPPPRPQPTDDGEVQPGRDEVSGFIFKVQANMDPQHRDRIAFMRLVSGTFKRGMKLTPSGLGKPIAVHSPILFFAQDREIADTAEPGDIIGIPNHGTLRVGDSLSEKNDIRFTGLPNFAPEILRRVVLRDPTKTKQLRKALDDLSEEGVIQVFYPEIGAQWIIGVVGQLQLEVLISRLSAEYKVEAVLEAAPFATARWIKGDAAAMAEFESFNRPNLAKDRDGDLVFLAKSPWDVNYQQEKNPKLTFGATKER, encoded by the coding sequence ATGGCTTCCGAGCGGCGGACCTTCGCCATCATCTCCCACCCCGACGCGGGCAAGACCACGCTGACCGAAAAGCTGCTGCTGACCGGCGGCGCGATCCATCTGGCGGGTGAGGTGAAGGCGCGCGGGCAGGCGCGGCGCGCACGTTCGGACTGGATGAAGATCGAGCAGCAGCGCGGCATCTCGGTCACTTCGTCGGTCATGACGTTCGAGCGGGACGGGATCACCTTCAACCTGCTCGATACGCCGGGGCACGAGGATTTTTCCGAAGACACCTATCGCACGCTGACCGCGGTCGATTCGGCGATCATGGTGATCGACGCGGCCAAGGGGATCGAGCCGCAGACCCGCAAGCTGTTCGAGGTCTGCCGGCTGCGCAGCGTGCCGATCATCACCTTCGTCAACAAGGTCGACCGCGAAGGGCGCGATCCGTTCGAATTGATCGACGAGGTTGCCGACATGCTGGCGCTGGACGTCAGCCCGATGAGCTGGCCCATCGGCATGGGCGGCCAGTTCGAGGGCATACTGGATTACGCGACCGGCCATGTCGCGCGGCCCGAGGGCGGATCGCGGGAATTCCTGGGCAAGATCGACGAGGATCCGGCGATCCCGGACGATTTCGCCGAACAGGCCGAGCTGGCGCGCGAGGCCTATCCCGATTTCGACATCGACGCCTATCGCGGCGGTGACCTGACCCCGGTGTTCTTCGGATCGGCATTGAAGAATTTCGGCGTGGTACAGATGATCGAGGCGATTGCCAATTACGCCCCGCCGCCGCGCCCGCAGCCGACCGACGATGGCGAGGTGCAGCCCGGCCGCGACGAGGTATCGGGCTTCATCTTCAAGGTGCAGGCCAACATGGACCCGCAGCACCGCGACCGCATCGCCTTCATGCGGCTGGTGTCGGGCACGTTCAAGCGCGGCATGAAGCTGACGCCAAGCGGGCTGGGCAAGCCGATCGCGGTGCATTCCCCGATCCTGTTCTTCGCGCAGGACCGCGAGATCGCCGATACGGCGGAGCCGGGCGACATCATCGGCATTCCGAACCATGGCACGCTGCGCGTGGGCGATTCGCTGTCGGAAAAGAACGACATCCGTTTCACCGGCCTGCCCAATTTCGCGCCCGAGATCCTGCGCCGCGTGGTGCTGAGGGATCCGACCAAGACCAAGCAGCTGCGCAAGGCCCTGGACGATCTGTCGGAAGAGGGCGTGATCCAGGTGTTCTATCCCGAGATCGGGGCGCAGTGGATCATCGGCGTGGTGGGGCAACTGCAGCTGGAAGTGCTGATCTCGCGGTTGTCGGCGGAATACAAGGTGGAGGCGGTGCTGGAAGCGGCGCCTTTCGCCACAGCGCGTTGGATCAAGGGCGACGCGGCGGCCATGGCCGAGTTCGAAAGCTTCAATCGCCCCAATCTGGCCAAGGACCGCGACGGCGACCTTGTCTTCCTGGCGAAATCGCCGTGGGACGTGAATTACCAGCAGGAAAAGAACCCAAAGCTGACCTTTGGCGCCACCAAGGAGAGGTGA
- a CDS encoding pyridoxamine 5'-phosphate oxidase family protein → MAQFFDVIGDDHRAMISRQPVYFVATAAAEGRINLSPKGYDTFRILSDSQVAWLDLAGSGNETHAHLAVDGRITVMFCNFEQPALILRLYGRGRAVLPEDGEWNGLAKHFTLLPGTRQIFVMDVDTVQTSCGYGVPLMSLERDRPTLIKHHQKSDPDDWLARQQAMDRSIDGLPVRTTDRYFGDA, encoded by the coding sequence ATGGCCCAGTTCTTCGATGTTATCGGCGACGACCACCGCGCGATGATCTCTCGCCAGCCGGTGTATTTCGTCGCCACCGCCGCGGCGGAGGGGCGGATCAACCTGAGCCCCAAGGGTTACGACACGTTTCGCATCCTGTCCGACAGTCAGGTCGCATGGCTCGACCTTGCGGGTTCGGGTAACGAGACCCACGCCCATCTGGCGGTCGACGGCCGCATCACCGTGATGTTCTGCAATTTCGAGCAGCCGGCGCTGATCCTGCGGCTTTATGGCCGCGGGCGCGCGGTGCTGCCCGAAGACGGCGAATGGAACGGGCTGGCGAAGCATTTCACCCTGCTGCCCGGTACGCGGCAGATCTTCGTGATGGATGTGGACACGGTGCAGACCAGCTGCGGTTATGGCGTGCCCCTGATGTCGCTGGAGCGCGACAGGCCGACGCTGATCAAGCATCACCAGAAGTCCGATCCCGATGACTGGCTGGCTAGGCAGCAGGCTATGGATCGCAGCATCGACGGTCTGCCCGTTCGCACGACCGACCGTTATTTCGGCGATGCGTGA
- a CDS encoding endonuclease/exonuclease/phosphatase family protein: MQLKIASYNIHKGVGLDRKCDPDRILSVLAELDADVVALQECDRRFGQRQSVLPRARIEDSRYRPVAIDTRPGSLGWHGNG; encoded by the coding sequence GTGCAGCTGAAGATCGCAAGCTACAACATACACAAGGGCGTGGGACTGGATCGCAAGTGCGATCCGGACCGGATCCTGTCGGTCCTGGCCGAACTCGACGCCGATGTCGTGGCGCTGCAGGAATGCGATCGCCGCTTCGGCCAGCGGCAGAGCGTCCTGCCCCGCGCCCGGATCGAGGATTCGCGTTACCGGCCCGTTGCCATCGATACGCGGCCCGGCAGCCTGGGCTGGCACGGGAATGGCTAA
- a CDS encoding endonuclease/exonuclease/phosphatase family protein — protein sequence MAKTVEIVDTAALTLPALEPRGAVRIDLRKDGKRARVIGMHLDLSGLMRREQARSVLAHLDGLGKPVPTVLAGDTNEWAARGGVFRCFADGWTVLDCGRSFPTRRPIARLDRMIVSDHWTVEAAGPHHSLLASRASDHLPVWATLSLDK from the coding sequence ATGGCTAAGACGGTCGAAATCGTCGACACCGCGGCCCTGACCCTGCCTGCACTGGAGCCGCGCGGTGCGGTGCGGATCGACCTGCGCAAGGACGGCAAGCGGGCGCGCGTCATCGGGATGCATCTTGACCTGTCGGGGCTAATGCGACGCGAGCAGGCGCGCAGCGTGCTGGCGCATCTGGATGGGCTGGGCAAGCCAGTGCCGACGGTACTGGCGGGCGACACCAATGAATGGGCCGCTCGCGGCGGAGTGTTCCGCTGCTTCGCCGATGGCTGGACGGTGCTGGACTGCGGGCGGAGCTTTCCGACACGGCGCCCGATCGCGCGGCTCGACCGGATGATCGTCAGCGACCACTGGACCGTCGAGGCGGCGGGGCCGCATCACAGCCTGCTCGCCTCGCGCGCATCGGACCATCTGCCGGTATGGGCCACTCTGTCGCTGGACAAGTAG
- a CDS encoding P-II family nitrogen regulator, with amino-acid sequence MKFIIAIIKPFKLDEVREALGSLGVAGMTVTEVKGFGRQKGQTEIYRGAEYSTNMLPKVKLEIAAADALAPQIIETIQQVASTEAIGDGKIFVLDLASAVRIRTGESGDTAL; translated from the coding sequence ATGAAATTCATCATCGCCATCATCAAGCCGTTCAAACTGGACGAGGTTCGCGAGGCATTGGGCTCGCTGGGTGTCGCCGGGATGACGGTTACCGAAGTAAAGGGCTTTGGCCGCCAGAAGGGCCAGACCGAGATTTACCGCGGTGCGGAATATTCGACCAACATGCTTCCCAAGGTGAAGCTCGAGATTGCGGCCGCAGATGCGCTGGCTCCGCAGATTATCGAGACGATCCAGCAAGTCGCCAGCACCGAGGCCATCGGTGACGGCAAGATCTTCGTGCTCGACCTGGCTTCTGCCGTGCGGATCCGCACCGGCGAGAGCGGCGACACCGCGCTGTGA
- a CDS encoding ammonium transporter, producing MIRKIACGTATLGASLFAAATACAQEAGVPIAAATETVETLAVPNPGNNAWMMTSTLLVLMMILPGLALFYGGLTRSKNMLSMMTQIGATAALAMLIWVMWGYSTAFGPEGNAFFSWGNMFLSATTSDSTAATFSDEVISEYVFISFQMTFAAITAALILGATAERMKFSATMLFVTIWLTIVYFPIAHMVWAGGGLLFEMGALDFAGGTVVHINAGVSALVLSFLLGKRHGYPAEPMPPHSLTLTMIGTGLLWVGWFGFNAGSELEADGTAGLAMINTFVATASAALFWMLCEKFSGHKGSALGYCSGIIAGLVAVTPAAGNSGPFGAIVLGAIASIVCFIMVAKVKPALGYDDSLDAFGIHGVGGIVGAIGTGVVYAPSLGGPGGDDFMMGSQVMTQIIAVLVAIGWAAVGTLIAGLVTKMITGLRVSSEVEMEGLDIGEHGERAYN from the coding sequence ATGATCCGCAAAATCGCTTGCGGTACGGCGACGCTGGGCGCGTCGCTGTTCGCCGCTGCCACCGCCTGTGCCCAGGAGGCCGGCGTTCCGATCGCAGCTGCCACCGAAACGGTGGAGACCCTGGCCGTTCCGAACCCGGGCAACAACGCCTGGATGATGACCTCTACCCTGCTGGTCCTGATGATGATCCTGCCGGGCCTTGCGCTGTTCTATGGCGGCCTGACCCGTTCGAAGAACATGCTCTCGATGATGACGCAGATCGGCGCCACCGCCGCTCTCGCCATGTTGATCTGGGTGATGTGGGGCTACTCCACCGCCTTCGGACCCGAGGGCAACGCGTTCTTCAGCTGGGGCAATATGTTCCTGTCGGCGACCACGTCGGACAGCACGGCGGCGACATTCTCCGACGAAGTGATCTCGGAATATGTCTTCATCAGCTTCCAGATGACCTTTGCGGCGATCACCGCGGCGCTGATCCTGGGTGCCACGGCAGAGCGCATGAAGTTTTCGGCGACCATGCTGTTCGTGACGATCTGGCTGACCATCGTCTATTTCCCGATCGCGCACATGGTGTGGGCGGGCGGCGGCCTGCTGTTCGAAATGGGCGCGCTGGACTTTGCCGGCGGTACCGTGGTGCACATCAATGCCGGCGTCTCCGCGCTGGTGCTCTCGTTCCTGCTGGGCAAGCGCCACGGCTATCCGGCCGAACCGATGCCACCGCACTCGCTGACGCTGACGATGATCGGCACCGGACTGCTGTGGGTGGGCTGGTTCGGCTTCAACGCCGGTTCGGAACTGGAAGCCGACGGCACCGCCGGTCTTGCGATGATCAACACCTTCGTCGCGACCGCTTCGGCTGCCCTGTTCTGGATGCTGTGCGAGAAGTTCAGCGGCCACAAGGGGTCGGCCCTCGGCTATTGCTCGGGTATCATCGCGGGTCTCGTCGCGGTTACGCCTGCGGCCGGTAACTCCGGTCCGTTCGGCGCCATCGTCCTGGGCGCGATCGCATCGATCGTCTGCTTCATCATGGTCGCCAAGGTGAAGCCGGCTCTGGGCTACGACGATTCGCTCGACGCATTCGGCATCCACGGCGTTGGCGGCATCGTCGGCGCCATCGGCACCGGCGTGGTCTATGCGCCGAGCCTTGGCGGCCCGGGCGGCGACGACTTCATGATGGGCAGCCAGGTCATGACGCAGATCATTGCGGTCCTGGTCGCCATTGGCTGGGCTGCCGTGGGTACGCTTATCGCCGGTCTCGTCACCAAGATGATCACCGGGCTGCGCGTCTCTTCCGAAGTCGAGATGGAAGGTCTCGACATCGGCGAGCATGGCGAGCGTGCCTATAACTGA
- a CDS encoding P-II family nitrogen regulator, producing the protein MKYVIAIIKPHKLDEVREGLSALGVAGMTVSEVKGFGRQKGQTEIYRGAEYSLNMVPKVKLEIATSDALAPQIVEVIQNAANSETIGDGKIFVLDLASALRVRTGEIGDSAL; encoded by the coding sequence ATGAAATATGTGATTGCCATCATCAAGCCCCACAAGCTGGACGAGGTCCGCGAAGGGCTGAGCGCGCTGGGCGTGGCCGGTATGACCGTGTCGGAAGTGAAGGGTTTCGGCAGGCAGAAGGGCCAGACCGAGATCTATCGCGGCGCCGAATATTCGCTGAACATGGTGCCCAAGGTGAAGCTGGAGATCGCGACGAGCGACGCGCTGGCGCCGCAGATCGTGGAAGTCATCCAGAACGCCGCCAATTCCGAGACGATCGGCGACGGCAAAATCTTCGTGCTGGATCTGGCATCGGCACTGCGCGTGCGGACCGGCGAGATAGGCGACAGCGCGCTATAG
- a CDS encoding TIGR01244 family sulfur transferase yields the protein MNEFRRINDEFLASPQIGVDDVAKAKALGVTMIVNNRPDDEEPGQVYGAEIAAAAEAAGMAYRAIPVTHAGFGQGQVDAMVDALEAAGGPILAYCRSGTRSTLLWALARAKQGANPSVIASQAASGGYDVSPIRQMIEMLSAGR from the coding sequence ATGAACGAATTCCGCCGGATCAATGACGAATTCCTGGCCAGCCCGCAGATCGGCGTGGACGATGTTGCCAAAGCCAAGGCGCTGGGGGTCACCATGATCGTCAACAATCGCCCCGACGATGAAGAGCCGGGCCAGGTCTATGGCGCCGAAATCGCCGCCGCCGCCGAGGCGGCCGGCATGGCCTATCGCGCGATACCGGTGACCCATGCGGGTTTCGGGCAGGGACAGGTCGACGCCATGGTCGACGCTCTGGAGGCAGCCGGCGGACCGATCCTCGCCTATTGCCGATCGGGCACGCGTTCCACGTTGCTGTGGGCGCTGGCCCGCGCGAAGCAGGGCGCCAATCCATCGGTCATCGCCTCGCAGGCGGCATCGGGCGGCTACGACGTTTCGCCGATCCGCCAGATGATCGAGATGCTCAGCGCCGGTCGCTGA
- a CDS encoding TerC family protein produces the protein MDIVALLSDPAAWVALITLVVLEIILGIDNLVFIAILSNKLPAHQQAKARQIGLALALIMRICLLMLIGWIVTLQTPLFDLGLTGDVGEHGVPTFETSFSGRDLILLAGGLFLLWKATKEIHHNMEPDEHSGEMLDKKKGVAQITFGAAIAQIIALDLVFSIDSILTAVGMTDHVPIMVTAVVITVGIMLIAADPLARFIEKNPTLVMLALAFLVMIGLVLIADGFGFHVPKGYVYAAMGFSVGVEMLNMVKRNRRKAEAHPEVAA, from the coding sequence ATGGACATTGTCGCACTGCTTTCCGATCCCGCGGCCTGGGTGGCCCTTATCACACTCGTCGTGCTTGAGATTATTCTCGGCATCGACAATCTCGTGTTCATCGCGATCCTGTCGAACAAGCTGCCAGCACATCAGCAGGCGAAGGCGCGGCAGATCGGCCTTGCCCTGGCGTTGATCATGCGTATCTGCCTGCTGATGCTGATCGGCTGGATCGTGACGTTGCAGACGCCGCTGTTCGATCTCGGCCTTACCGGGGATGTTGGCGAACATGGGGTCCCCACTTTCGAAACGTCCTTTTCCGGACGCGATCTGATCCTGCTTGCGGGCGGGCTGTTCCTGCTTTGGAAAGCCACCAAGGAAATCCATCACAACATGGAGCCTGACGAACATTCGGGCGAGATGCTCGACAAGAAGAAGGGCGTCGCGCAAATCACGTTCGGGGCCGCCATCGCGCAGATTATCGCTCTCGACCTCGTCTTCTCGATCGATTCGATCCTGACCGCCGTCGGCATGACCGACCATGTTCCGATCATGGTGACCGCGGTCGTTATCACCGTCGGCATCATGCTGATCGCCGCCGATCCGCTCGCCCGCTTTATTGAGAAAAACCCGACACTGGTGATGCTGGCTCTCGCCTTCTTGGTGATGATTGGCCTCGTGCTGATCGCGGACGGCTTCGGCTTCCACGTGCCCAAGGGCTATGTCTATGCCGCGATGGGCTTCTCGGTCGGCGTCGAAATGCTCAACATGGTCAAGCGCAACCGCCGCAAGGCCGAGGCTCATCCCGAGGTCGCGGCATGA
- a CDS encoding cold-shock protein: protein MGYDKGRRGRGRDKRDSFGEEGFDPFSRGGFGYDQAPSESGGFRGGGFDRDRGGFGNDRGGSSFGGNDRGGFGGGGGGPRGGGGGGGGFRGGAGGGAGGGGGGRMPPQVVGAGKGVVKFFNTNKGFGFIQREDGGEDVFVHISAVERAGLEGLAEGQELAFNLVDRGGKVSAADLQVVGDVIPVAAAKREAPQRQLTGDKAAGTVKFFNSMKGFGFITRDDGEPDAFVHISAVERSGLAGINEGDRLEFDLEVDRRGKYSAVNLVPIQE, encoded by the coding sequence ATGGGTTATGATAAAGGTCGGCGCGGTCGCGGTCGTGACAAGCGCGATAGTTTCGGTGAAGAAGGGTTCGATCCGTTCTCGCGCGGTGGTTTCGGATACGATCAGGCGCCTTCAGAATCGGGTGGTTTTCGTGGTGGCGGCTTCGATCGCGATCGCGGCGGTTTCGGTAACGACCGTGGTGGCAGCAGCTTCGGCGGCAACGATCGCGGCGGCTTCGGCGGCGGTGGTGGTGGCCCGCGTGGCGGCGGCGGCGGCGGCGGTGGCTTCCGCGGCGGCGCTGGCGGTGGTGCCGGCGGCGGTGGCGGCGGGCGCATGCCCCCGCAGGTTGTCGGCGCAGGCAAGGGTGTCGTAAAATTCTTCAACACCAACAAGGGCTTCGGCTTCATTCAGCGTGAAGACGGCGGTGAGGACGTGTTCGTCCACATCAGCGCGGTCGAGCGTGCGGGGCTTGAGGGTCTGGCCGAGGGGCAGGAACTTGCCTTCAACCTCGTGGATCGCGGCGGCAAGGTTAGCGCTGCCGATCTTCAGGTCGTGGGTGACGTGATTCCGGTCGCCGCCGCCAAGCGCGAGGCGCCGCAGCGTCAGCTTACCGGCGACAAGGCTGCCGGCACTGTCAAGTTCTTCAACAGCATGAAGGGCTTTGGCTTCATCACGCGTGATGACGGCGAGCCTGATGCCTTCGTTCACATCAGTGCGGTGGAACGTTCGGGCCTTGCTGGCATCAACGAGGGCGACCGGCTCGAGTTCGATCTCGAGGTGGACCGACGCGGCAAATATTCTGCCGTGAACCTCGTTCCGATCCAGGAATAG
- a CDS encoding aspartate aminotransferase family protein: MSITPLMPVYPRCDVRPVRGENCHLISEDGRRFLDFASGIAVNLLGHSHPALIDAIQRQAATLMHVSNLYGSPQGEALAKQLVDLTFADTVFFTNSGAEAVECAIKTARIYHQSAGAQDRFEIITFNNAFHGRTMATISASNQEKMHNGFYPMLPGFRHVEFNDLEAAKAAIGPNTAGFLVEPIQGEGGIRVATEEFLQGLRKLAGEHDLMLILDEVQCGVARTGTFYAYEQYGIEPDILATAKGIGGGFPLGACLATEKAARGMTFGTHGSTYGGNPLAMAAGKAVLDVVGNDEFLAQVRASGEKLRGRLEQFIGNYPDLFSEVRGKGLMLGLKLKVESRPFVAHLRDHHGLLAVAAGDNVMRVLPPLVIEDDHIDEFMEKLSAGAAPYSPEAVS; encoded by the coding sequence ATGTCGATCACGCCGTTGATGCCCGTGTACCCGCGCTGCGATGTCCGGCCGGTGCGAGGAGAGAACTGCCATCTGATCTCGGAAGACGGCCGCCGCTTCCTTGACTTTGCAAGCGGGATTGCGGTGAACCTGCTTGGCCACTCGCATCCAGCTCTGATCGACGCGATCCAGCGGCAGGCCGCGACACTCATGCATGTCTCGAACCTTTATGGCAGTCCGCAGGGAGAGGCTTTGGCCAAACAGCTGGTCGACCTCACTTTCGCCGATACCGTGTTCTTCACAAACTCGGGTGCCGAAGCGGTTGAGTGTGCGATCAAGACTGCGCGCATCTATCACCAGTCAGCCGGTGCGCAGGACAGGTTCGAGATCATCACCTTCAACAACGCCTTTCACGGCCGTACGATGGCGACGATCAGCGCTTCGAACCAGGAAAAGATGCATAACGGCTTCTACCCGATGCTCCCCGGCTTCCGCCATGTCGAGTTCAACGATCTAGAAGCGGCGAAGGCGGCCATTGGGCCGAATACCGCTGGGTTCCTGGTCGAACCGATCCAGGGCGAAGGCGGCATTCGGGTCGCAACCGAGGAATTCCTGCAAGGGCTGCGCAAGCTGGCCGGTGAGCATGATCTGATGCTGATCCTGGACGAGGTGCAGTGCGGAGTGGCGCGGACCGGCACCTTTTATGCCTATGAGCAATATGGGATCGAACCCGACATCCTCGCCACGGCCAAGGGGATCGGGGGCGGCTTCCCGTTGGGTGCATGTCTTGCGACGGAAAAGGCCGCGCGCGGCATGACCTTTGGCACTCACGGCAGCACCTATGGCGGCAATCCGCTCGCGATGGCGGCAGGCAAGGCCGTGCTGGATGTCGTCGGAAACGACGAGTTCCTCGCCCAGGTGCGCGCCAGCGGTGAGAAGCTGCGCGGGCGGCTGGAACAGTTTATCGGCAACTATCCCGATCTCTTCAGCGAAGTTCGCGGGAAGGGGCTGATGCTCGGACTCAAGTTGAAGGTCGAGAGCCGACCCTTCGTTGCGCATCTGCGCGATCATCACGGGTTGCTGGCCGTGGCCGCGGGCGACAACGTCATGCGCGTCTTGCCGCCACTCGTGATCGAGGACGATCATATCGACGAGTTCATGGAAAAGCTGTCGGCAGGCGCAGCGCCCTACAGTCCGGAAGCCGTCTCATGA
- the argF gene encoding ornithine carbamoyltransferase, with translation MSVRHLLDLVDAGGDALQAMIDDAMARKKARKGWTKGRVDEDAPLAGCTLAMIFEKNSTRTRVSFDMAMRQLGGSAIIMEAGSMQIGRGETIADTARVLSRMVDAIMIRTDDHSKIEALAENASVPVINGLTDRSHPCQIMADLLTLVEHGKVLKGMELAWLGDGNNVLHSVLEAAGLMGFNVRYGVPDGYEPDEEFVEFARFRGSKVTLTRDAAEAARGADVLVTDTWVSMGQDMAHDKVAAMKPFQINEALMAHAKQDAVFLHCLPAHVGDEVSEGVFEGPQSVVWDEAENRIHAQKSVLRWAFGQL, from the coding sequence ATGAGCGTGAGGCATCTGCTGGATCTTGTCGATGCGGGCGGCGACGCGCTGCAGGCGATGATCGATGACGCCATGGCCCGCAAGAAGGCGCGCAAAGGCTGGACCAAAGGTCGCGTCGACGAAGATGCGCCACTGGCCGGCTGTACGCTGGCGATGATCTTCGAAAAGAATTCGACCCGCACGCGCGTTTCGTTTGATATGGCGATGCGTCAACTTGGCGGCAGCGCGATCATCATGGAAGCTGGCAGCATGCAAATCGGTCGCGGCGAAACGATCGCCGATACCGCGCGTGTGCTTTCCCGAATGGTCGATGCCATCATGATTCGGACCGACGATCATTCGAAGATAGAGGCGCTCGCTGAAAATGCGAGCGTTCCTGTCATCAATGGACTGACCGACCGGTCGCATCCGTGTCAGATCATGGCCGATCTTCTGACCTTGGTCGAACATGGCAAGGTGCTGAAGGGAATGGAACTCGCCTGGCTTGGCGACGGCAACAATGTCCTGCATTCGGTGCTGGAAGCGGCCGGCCTCATGGGCTTCAATGTCCGCTATGGCGTGCCCGACGGCTACGAACCTGACGAGGAGTTCGTCGAATTCGCAAGGTTTCGCGGTTCGAAGGTCACACTGACGCGCGACGCTGCTGAAGCGGCACGGGGCGCCGATGTCCTTGTCACAGATACATGGGTGTCGATGGGGCAGGATATGGCTCACGACAAGGTTGCCGCCATGAAGCCCTTCCAGATCAACGAGGCCCTGATGGCCCACGCGAAGCAAGATGCCGTCTTCCTTCATTGCCTTCCCGCCCATGTCGGCGACGAGGTGAGCGAGGGTGTTTTCGAGGGACCGCAGTCGGTTGTATGGGACGAAGCGGAAAACCGCATCCATGCGCAAAAGTCCGTCCTGCGTTGGGCGTTTGGGCAGCTTTGA